The Rhopalosiphum maidis isolate BTI-1 chromosome 2, ASM367621v3, whole genome shotgun sequence genome segment CCTTCTAAgtgagaaataatatatttatatttacttgatctctttttattatacattttacattatcaattgatttaataagaTGGAAAACTGGGAGATTGGCAAGATATgatgaatttaaatgttatggcGTTAAATGTTTGCTCAAGGGAAGCTTATCAATCAATGACGAGAAATAAAATCGATGGTCATATTATTCAAGTGAGCAGGTATAgctattatgttaaaaatgataatttattatgattaatattaatattttgtgataacacatgtaaaaaatatttaatacaaatgttctaagctaaaaaaataataattaccaagtcattatttattattttatattacttttatacttatataatacagtactgctggtcataatataattccaTACTTTTCAATGAAAATGTACAATGCTACAAAACACGCAGTCAGGGTTTTATGCGAGGGACTTCGTCATGAACTACAGTTAGTAGGctcaaaaatcaaagtttctgtatgtaaaattttaaacaatttaatacagtCTTATAATCGATGAGTCGGTATTAActttaacaaacaatttttttatcacatttataaaatatgtattttaatattttaacttttaagagcATAAGTCCAGGAGCAGTTTCAACAgaccttttaataaatatgtttgaacGTATTAAAGAACCAAATTCAACAGTTCAACTAAATAACATAAACGCACTTGAAACTGAAGATGTTGCTAACACAGTCATAAGTATTTTAGCTACTCCGCCAAGTGTACTAGTAAGTTATTTTACTAGATATTTACACTATTcatgtaattattactaacaataggtaatataatatccaattttcaaataaaagtaattattaagtatcaataaaaaatgacataataatatcagtttTAAGTTTCTCATACTTTTGACAATCATAGACtaacaatattacttattagtataatattattttatttttattttaaagtttcctatacattgttatttacataaaaactaaGCAGTTACCTATTTCCCATTagtaattgtacatttttgcaTACAAAGTTgctttactaaaataattaaaatttaattaaggatatttaacataaaaattatagtattagtgTTCTTCATCAcattcgtatttattattagatagctGAAATTACTATCGTGGCTAATGGATCAACAATACAACCACATGTCCAACCATCGCCTGCAGTTGtggaaaacttattaaaatcataaaaatatgtatcttaattacaaatatttatcagctatcttataatattataatacgtaataattaaaaaaataagataatgcaatgtgttttttttaaattatttatatatgatgcCATTATTGGCTCAAGTTTAGTAATAAGCTACTTATGGTAATCATatcactaatatataataatcacattatagaattaaaggttcttaataactattatactataaacaagTTACGTACCAagtgtatactatttaaacatAGGCTGCAACCGGCTAACTGATAATGCATAAAGCATAAAGTGAAATgcttattttttacgaaacaGATCTAATTCAAATATTCCAACCTTGTTTTTTAATCTCAGAATCCCAAGTGAATTATTTTGACCATAATTATGTTTAGTGGGTATTGATATGGAAAGAGAGACatgtaaatgaaaatgaacGTGAAATGCACAACTGGTATACTGATTCAGAAATATAAGGAGCGCAATTGGTACActgactttaaataaaaatttgggtGCAATTGGCCATGCCTGAATATGGGAATAGCGGTGATACTTGTTTAGTTGTTTACACACAGTACACAGTTTTTTACCTGAAAAATGACTACTCTtttgcttataattattaaatctcaTTCCcgatttagattaaaaataagtcaatACTTGACGAAATAACGAGTgcataatgataaaagaatcaccctgtatatactGCAGTATCTAAGTCAAAATTatcgattattaataatacattatattacatcgactttaataaaaaacgagtaaaatttaattaactgttATATGTTTGCTTTTTTCGCAAGCGATGAAACTATTGCCTAACACAGTAAGTCAGTAACACAGAAAATATGAGCGtgaaatgtttatagtttttatttcatattatacctatcctagtcttatatagttatacatagTGAAAGTGGaaagatcataataatattttactagagCCCGAAGGTTTCACGATCATATTGTACTTATAACACAAGCTCAAGTAATAGTCGTACGAGAACGAGAGCAACAGGTCAttgcagataataatataataaatattacagtttaGTAGATTGGTTGATAG includes the following:
- the LOC113551521 gene encoding farnesol dehydrogenase-like, which translates into the protein MEQWKAKVAIITGASAGIGEAIVVKLVKYGVHVVALARREDKLKELAERLNGKGNDYGKIYIKVCDVTDEQAVKNVFFWVDSTLGGVSILINNAGTVILSSLLNGKLGDWQDMMNLNVMALNVCSREAYQSMTRNKIDGHIIQVSSTAGHNIIPYFSMKMYNATKHAVRVLCEGLRHELQLVGSKIKVSSISPGAVSTDLLINMFERIKEPNSTVQLNNINALETEDVANTVISILATPPSVLIAEITIVANGSTIQPHVQPSPAVVENLLKS